One Bacillus sp. E(2018) genomic window, CAATAGAAACCTTCTATTGCAATTAGGGTGGCAACGCGGGTTAACTCTCGTCCCTATTTCTAATTTTTATTAGAGATAGCGGGCGGGAGTTTTTTGTTTTCTCATGTGACATCTAAGGCATGATTGAACTTAACTTCTTTGGAAGGTTGAACGAAGTGTAAGGTGCGAGACTCCTGCGGGATGAGTGAGCAGGTGAGACTCCTAAAAGCGCATAGCGCTAGGAGGCTCACCGCACACCCCGCGGAAAGCGAGCGACCTGAAACGTAGTCAACTACTTTCAAAACTTTCAATAACTGCAAAGCAAAAGAAAACCGTGATTTTTTATAAACTAAAGGAGGACATAAACATGTTAGATTTAAAATTTGTTCGTGCCAATTTTGAAGAAGTAAAAGAAAAGTTATCTGCACGTGGTGAAGACCTATCTGGATTGGATAAGTTTGAAGCATTAGATCAGCGCCGCCGTGAGTTGATTGGTGAAACGGAAGCTCTAAAATCTAAGCGTAACGAAGTATCTAAGCAAGTAGCAGAATTTAAGCGTGAGAAAAAAGACGCGGACCATCTGATCACAGAGATGCGCGAAGTAGGTGACAAGGTCAAAACGATGGATGAAGAGCTTCGTCAAGTAGAAGAAGATCTTCACGGCATCATGCTAACATTGCCTAACATCCCGCATGAAAGTGTTCCTGTTGGTGACACAGAAGACGATAACGTACCTGTACGTCACTGGGGAGAGGTTCCTGAGTTTGCTTTTGAAGCAAAACCTCACTGGGATATCGCAACTGAACTAAACATCGTTGATTTTGAACGGGGAGCAAAAGTAACAGGCAGCCGTTTCGCTTTTTATAAAGGATTAGGAGCTCGTTTAGAGCGTGCACTTATCAACTTCATGATGGATCTACATGAAGACGAGCATGGTTATACTGAAGTATTGCCTCCATACATGGTTAATCGTCAGAGCATGACAGGAACAGGTCAACTTCCAAAGTTTGAAGAAGACGCGTTCAAAATTCGTGAAGAAGACTATTTCTTGATTCCAACTTCTGAAGTACCTGTAACGAACATGCACCGAGAAGAGATTCTAACAGCTGATGAACTTCCAATCACGTATGCGGCATACAGCGCATGTTTCCGTTCTGAAGCGGGATCTGCAGGACGCGACACGCGAGGTTTGATTCGTCAGCATCAGTTTAATAAAGTAGAGCTAGTTCGCTTCGTTAAACCTGAGGATTCTTATGAAGAGCTCGAGAAGCTTACAGGACACGCTGAGAAAGTCCTTCAGCTGCTTAACCTTCCGTACCGTGTACTGAGCATGTGTACAGCGGATCTAGGTTTCACAGCAGCTAAGAAGTACGATATCGAAGTATACCTTCCAAGCTACGCAGAGTACCGCGAGATTTCTTCTTGCTCTAACTTTGAAGATTTCCAAGCGCGCCGTGCTCAAATTCGTTTCCGTCGCGATGCAAAAGGGAAGCCGGAATTCGTTCACACGCTAAACGGATCTGGACTTGCTATTGGTCGAACAGTAGCTGCTATCTTAGAGAACTACCAACAAGAAGATGGCACTGTAGTCATTCCAGAAGTTCTGCGTCCTTATATGGGCAACAAAGAAGTAATTAAGTAAAAAGTGAAAGAAGCTGACTCTAAAAAGGTATCCAGAGGGACCTTTAGAGTCAGCTTTTATCTGTTTATTAGGTGTAAAAGCTT contains:
- the serS gene encoding serine--tRNA ligase, which gives rise to MLDLKFVRANFEEVKEKLSARGEDLSGLDKFEALDQRRRELIGETEALKSKRNEVSKQVAEFKREKKDADHLITEMREVGDKVKTMDEELRQVEEDLHGIMLTLPNIPHESVPVGDTEDDNVPVRHWGEVPEFAFEAKPHWDIATELNIVDFERGAKVTGSRFAFYKGLGARLERALINFMMDLHEDEHGYTEVLPPYMVNRQSMTGTGQLPKFEEDAFKIREEDYFLIPTSEVPVTNMHREEILTADELPITYAAYSACFRSEAGSAGRDTRGLIRQHQFNKVELVRFVKPEDSYEELEKLTGHAEKVLQLLNLPYRVLSMCTADLGFTAAKKYDIEVYLPSYAEYREISSCSNFEDFQARRAQIRFRRDAKGKPEFVHTLNGSGLAIGRTVAAILENYQQEDGTVVIPEVLRPYMGNKEVIK